The sequence CAGGCTACCACCAGGAAATCCAACTGACGAGTTAGTTGTCGGGGGTAAGATCCTATTGTGATTGTCAATGTCATTATGCCTTTGGGATACACCCTGTCCCCACTGAAGCTAACAAGTGAGGACTCAAAAGGGCGCAGTCTTTTAGGGTCTAGCTTCAACTATTGAAAAGCGGAGAGGTAGATGATATCCGCAGAGTTGTCATTATCCACGAGGATCCTCCTGGTGTTGAACCCTTCTATCGTAAGTATTATGACCAAGGAGTCGTCACAAGGTTGCTTCACTTCTCTAGCGTCTTCTTCAGAGAAAAACATATCCTTGTTTGTTCATATCTGTTTTAAGGGAGGTATCCTGTGGACGCTATTCACCTGTCTTTGATATGACTTCTTGAGGGATTTAAACGACCCTCCTATGGATGGCCCACCTGTGATCGTCTTTATCTCCCCGATCACGCTTGGTGGACGTTGGGACATGCAATCCTCATCCTTTGGTGAGGCTTCACAATTTCCCTTGTCATCGTCCCTGGTCCTATTGGGCTCTCCCTTCTTTACAAACTGTTATAGTTTCCCTTTTTGTATGAGCTCCTCTATCTGTTCCTTCAGGTCTTTGCAACCCTCTGTGTAATGGCCATAATCCTTGCGGAAACAGTAGTACTTCTTCCTATCACGTACGTTAGGTGACAAATGTAATGGCCTAGGCCATTTGAGGTAGTACTCATCTTTAATTTGCGCTAGAATTTTGTCAACAAGCATAACTAAAGGAATGAATTTTATCGTTCGAGGAGCTTTCTAGTCTTTCCTTTTACCCTCGTCGTTAGTCAGACGATCTAAGCATTCCCTTTTCGTCCTCTCCGGTCATCCTTTTTCCTTCCTTTCTCGCTGGctttcccttcatcttttaTCGTGGCTAAAGCATCTTcggcgttcatgtacttttgtGCTTTCAGAAGCATCTTGGCCATCGTTTTTGGAGGATTTTTTCGAGTGAGACCACGAATTCCTTGGATTTCAATCCGGCTTTAAAGGTTGTTAGCTGCACCTTGTCATCAGCTTCGTCTACCTCCAAAGTCTCGCGGGTAAAGCACTTCACGTACGACCTCAGGGTCTCCTTCTCTCCCTATTTGATGGTGAGTAAGTGGTCTGCTGGCCTCCTCGGGCATTGTTTTCTAATGAAGTGTCGCAGGAAGGAGCTGCTCAACTGCTCGAAACTATCAATTGACGATGAGGGTAGCTTCGTGAACCATTCCCTCACAGCTCCCTCGAGAGTAGTAAGGAAAGAGCGGCACGGTATTTCGTCAGGGGGTTGTTGGAGACCCAGTGTCATCTTGAAAGTGTTGAGATGGTCCAAGGGATCCTTAAGCCCGTCAAACTGTTCAAGCTGAGGTAGGCGAAATTTTGACGATACTGGGCACTCAAAAACTGCTACCGTGAAGGGGGAATCTGTCGTCCTGACCATCCTGTCCAAgcttcaatttgttttttctttgatagCGTTCCTTAGTTTGTCcatttccttcttcatttcTCGAAGAAGCTTTGAGCTCGATTCATCTGGTATGGCTGACCTTTGATAGCTTTGTCTCTAGCTATCCCCCTCGTCTTCTTAATTGTCTCTAGATCGATTGGCTTCCCGCTGGAGCTGCTGCCTCATCTCCTAGTTTTGTCTGGTGAGTTCTTCCATGCTAGCTGTGAGTGCTTGGATTTGCAGGGCCAATGTCGCAGGGTCTTAGTTGGACTCCATCTGAACTTAGAGAATGACTGAAACTATATTCTCCAAACTTAGTGCGAAAATGTTCTTTTtccccatagacggcgccaaactgatggtGTGTAAATCGTCAGTCAAATTGGTTCATCCAAATGGTGTTGAACCATCATCACTACTCCTACAAAATGAGACAAAGACTCTCCTAGGATGGTCACCTGTGTGGTGTCTGCTATAACatctccgatgccaaagtcagtatGTAGAAATGTTTTAAGAGAAATGAGAAgtataaaagtattttttgggtaagaattATGTACCTTCTGCACTTCTaatgagtgtgtatatatagcttTGTGGTTTCTAGCCATTGAGGCCTTGATTGTGATTTTAATACTCTTCATGTAACGCCTTAGGGCTTATTAATGCAGGTCTTGATGAGGCTTTAACGATCTAACAGCTAGTTAGTAACTGTCCGAGGCATTAAATCCTCTTATTAATGACTTGTCTGCTCTCGTCCATGCCGCTTTGTACGTGGACGAAGGTGTTTCCTGAGGTCGTCCAAGGAAAGTAGTTTCGTCAGTCTCATTATAACCCATCATTAATAGTatctatttttctcttttttattatcattttaagCCATATTATTTTTCACTTCATTACTCACATCTCAACATTCTCAGTTTTCGTATTACCTCTTTGtatgtgattattttctttttcttttgtctttactACTTTATGTAtatgagttttttctttttttaatctttaaattcactttatttgattttttatattcaagTTTCTTAATCACCAAGCTCTGTTCACCTCCCTCACTGAATTAAAGAATCGGAATAATTGGAAAAttcattagaagagaagatCTTAGACAGGAAGTTTATTGGCAAATTTATATATTTGCGATAAATCTAAATACTCAGTTCCCCGTTAACTTTACTGAGCAGCAATGGCGAACCAAGACGCAATCCTAAACTCTACCGCAACGAGCACGATGAAGATAACGCTGAAATCCGCTGACGACAAGCTATTCATGGTGAAGAAAGCCATGGTGATGGAGTTCGGCGTAGTGAAGTTCTTCCTCGAAGACAGCACCGATTTGGAGAGCACCGCGATCCCTCTGCTAAACGTGTCCGGCTCCGTTCTTGGCCGTGTCATCCACTACTGCGAGAAAAGCCTGAGTCTCCACTTGATACTCCCTCCGTCGACTCTGCTTCATTTATTTGAACGAGTAGCGGAGTTGATTTTGGATGACGAGAACGACAAGAGCATCGTTGAGCTGGTTAAGGCAGCCGATTACTTGGACATCAAAGTACTGCTGGCATTCTTGATGCCGAGCTTCAAGAGGAGGTTTGGACTAGGAGACGATAAGGGCGTAGAATATGTTTATACGGAGATGTAGAGGCACAGCTTCTCGAGTAGGTTGCGTTGGCTTCTGAAGCTGCTGGCTTCTGAAACTTTCTTCTAGTTTTATATAGatacattcttttttttaatgtgtgaatcTCTTGATTCCTTGAATAACGGGAAAGTTCGCTTGACTGAACTGCTGAATTGTAATTAATATAGTCTTAAGATTGCTCTCCTCAATTCATTCTTCAATCTTTATAGTGATGCATTGGTTGCCAGAGTCATAGGGTCGCACTGCCTTTCATGCCATTTTCATAATTCATACATGGTTATgttgaaatttatttgttttgatgaagAATCTTAAAGATTACATTTTGGTGTTACATTACAGTTAGCTTACCTTAGACTTAGAGTCGGCTCTtgttatagatcaaatggtaaaattGGCTTTGAATCCTGCCTACTCTAAAACTACTAAATTGGTATTTTTGAGTTAATGATATCCAGTTTAATTGACAATTAATAGGATTTGAGTCTTGCAGAATTGGGAATGAAGTAGCAAAATCAAGATGTTGTGGACGTCCTCTTTTGTGTATCGAAATCTGATCTGTGTTCACTTGGTAGTGCTCTTCGTGTCATAATATAGTTCCATTTTGTTCTGGCATGATATTCTTTGCTTTTGGAAAACTGGGTTGGCATAATTCTTTGGCCGACAAAAAAGCattttgatccctacattttgggttaattcccattttggtctcaaaattgatttcattattaatgtcatccctaaaaaaagaaaaacatttttaatatgGTCATTACCGTCAACTAACCAACAGAAAAATCCTACGTGTCTAACTAACTCCACCTGTCAAGCCCACTcatggtgagaaaaaaaaaaaaaaaaaatcatgttgtttaattttgtttgatcaTGTAGTGTTTAGATTAGTTaggttatccaaaaaaaataaaatgttgtgtttaattatAAGGACCAAGTCAAAGTGCTTGATattacacaacttttttttttttttttggtatagttTGATAATGTTGTTTTTGTTCTCTGCTAAATTGGAATGGAAATAATTTTTGATGGCTGTATTAAGTTCTATCTATGAATGCATTG comes from Castanea sativa cultivar Marrone di Chiusa Pesio chromosome 3, ASM4071231v1 and encodes:
- the LOC142628619 gene encoding SKP1-like protein 14, with amino-acid sequence MANQDAILNSTATSTMKITLKSADDKLFMVKKAMVMEFGVVKFFLEDSTDLESTAIPLLNVSGSVLGRVIHYCEKSLSLHLILPPSTLLHLFERVAELILDDENDKSIVELVKAADYLDIKVLLAFLMPSFKRRFGLGDDKGVEYVYTEM